The Toxorhynchites rutilus septentrionalis strain SRP chromosome 3, ASM2978413v1, whole genome shotgun sequence genome includes a region encoding these proteins:
- the LOC129776722 gene encoding class E basic helix-loop-helix protein 23 isoform X2 encodes MDPHNPFNFHLGPPAGSSVHSHTHPEPTPSPPQSVPGRRTPLGTVGLGGFFAQPHASASTSLTDENRPSGSAESPPPPHHHQTAPVAAGKQKNRQGKSVRLNINARERRRMHDLNDALDELRSVIPYAHSPSVRKLSKIATLLLAKNYILMQANALDELRRLLAYIQSAAGAGAPAIDFRTMPSALKLQQLLQTPQHELQQQAQQQLQQQQQQQHHQQSAPPPSNP; translated from the exons ATGGATCCCCACAATCCCTTCAACTTCCATCTGGGCCCTCCAGCCGGCAGCTCTGTGCATTCTCATACTCACCCGGAACCGACACCGAGTCCTCCGCAAAGCGTGCCTGGTAGACGAACCCCATTGGGAACCGTCGGATTGGGAGGTTTCTTCGCCCAACCACACGCTTCAGCATCAACCTCGTTAACAGACGAAAACCGCCCTTCAGGGAGCGCAGAAAG TCCGCCACCGCCTCACCACCACCAGACAGCACCGGTCGCCGCGGGGAAGCAAAAGAACCGCCAGGGTAAGTCTGTGCGACTGAACATCAACGCTAGGGAGCGACGCCGGATGCACGATTTGAACGACGCGCTCGATGAGCTGCGAAGCGTGATTCCTTACGCACATTCGCCATCCGTGCGGAAGCTGTCCAAGATCGCAACCCTGCTGCTGGCCAAAAACTACATCCTGATGCAGGCAAATGCGTTGGATGAGTTGCGACG ATTGCTGGCTTACATACAAAGTGCAGCCGGAGCGGGAGCTCCCGCGATCGACTTCAGAACCATGCCTTCCGCTTTGAAGTTACAACAATTGCTTCAAACTCCACAGCACGAATTACAACAACAAGCGCAACAACAattacaacagcagcagcagcagcaacatcaCCAGCAAAGCGCTCCCCCTCCATCAAACCCGTGA
- the LOC129776722 gene encoding class E basic helix-loop-helix protein 23 isoform X1 has translation MDPHNPFNFHLGPPAGSSVHSHTHPEPTPSPPQSVPGRRTPLGTVGLGGFFAQPHASASTSLTDENRPSGSAESHFSPPPPHHHQTAPVAAGKQKNRQGKSVRLNINARERRRMHDLNDALDELRSVIPYAHSPSVRKLSKIATLLLAKNYILMQANALDELRRLLAYIQSAAGAGAPAIDFRTMPSALKLQQLLQTPQHELQQQAQQQLQQQQQQQHHQQSAPPPSNP, from the exons ATGGATCCCCACAATCCCTTCAACTTCCATCTGGGCCCTCCAGCCGGCAGCTCTGTGCATTCTCATACTCACCCGGAACCGACACCGAGTCCTCCGCAAAGCGTGCCTGGTAGACGAACCCCATTGGGAACCGTCGGATTGGGAGGTTTCTTCGCCCAACCACACGCTTCAGCATCAACCTCGTTAACAGACGAAAACCGCCCTTCAGGGAGCGCAGAAAG TCATTTCAGTCCGCCACCGCCTCACCACCACCAGACAGCACCGGTCGCCGCGGGGAAGCAAAAGAACCGCCAGGGTAAGTCTGTGCGACTGAACATCAACGCTAGGGAGCGACGCCGGATGCACGATTTGAACGACGCGCTCGATGAGCTGCGAAGCGTGATTCCTTACGCACATTCGCCATCCGTGCGGAAGCTGTCCAAGATCGCAACCCTGCTGCTGGCCAAAAACTACATCCTGATGCAGGCAAATGCGTTGGATGAGTTGCGACG ATTGCTGGCTTACATACAAAGTGCAGCCGGAGCGGGAGCTCCCGCGATCGACTTCAGAACCATGCCTTCCGCTTTGAAGTTACAACAATTGCTTCAAACTCCACAGCACGAATTACAACAACAAGCGCAACAACAattacaacagcagcagcagcagcaacatcaCCAGCAAAGCGCTCCCCCTCCATCAAACCCGTGA